From Pandoraea vervacti, the proteins below share one genomic window:
- the radA gene encoding DNA repair protein RadA yields the protein MAKAKTVYICTECGGQTPKWAGQCPNCNGWNTLVESVAETSTGHRYQALAKSTPVRKLAEIEASDVPRFSSGVGEFDRVLGGGLVAGGVVLIGGDPGIGKSTLLLQSLAHLARERRALYVSGEESGAQIALRAQRLGLGAAGEGGGELDLLAEIQLEKILGAIESEKPDVVVIDSIQTIYSEALTSAPGSVAQVRECAAQLTRTAKQSGVTVIMVGHVTKEGSLAGPRVLEHIVDTVLYFEGDTHSSYRLVRAFKNRFGAVNELGVFAMTEKGLRGVANPSALFLSQHEQSVPGSCVLVTQEGTRPLLVEVQALVDTAQVPNPRRLAVGLEQNRLAMLLAVMHRHAGIACFDQDVFLNAVGGVKITEPAADLAVLLAIHSSLRNKPLPRGIVAFGEVGLAGEIRPSPRGQDRLKEAAKLGFSIAIIPKANAPKQPIDGLEVHAVDRLEQAISVVAGL from the coding sequence ATGGCTAAAGCCAAGACCGTCTATATCTGTACCGAGTGTGGCGGGCAGACGCCCAAGTGGGCGGGACAATGCCCGAACTGCAACGGGTGGAATACGCTCGTCGAGTCTGTTGCGGAGACGTCCACGGGGCATCGCTATCAGGCGTTGGCCAAGAGCACGCCAGTGCGCAAGCTCGCCGAGATCGAGGCGTCTGACGTGCCGCGTTTTTCCAGCGGGGTCGGCGAGTTCGATCGTGTCCTGGGCGGTGGTCTCGTGGCGGGCGGCGTGGTGCTGATCGGGGGCGATCCCGGTATCGGCAAATCGACGCTGCTGCTCCAGTCGCTCGCCCATCTGGCGCGTGAGCGGCGAGCGCTGTACGTCAGTGGCGAAGAGTCGGGCGCACAGATTGCCTTGCGCGCGCAGCGGCTCGGGCTTGGCGCGGCGGGCGAGGGCGGCGGCGAGCTGGACCTGCTCGCCGAAATTCAGCTGGAAAAAATTCTCGGCGCCATCGAATCGGAGAAACCGGATGTCGTGGTCATCGACTCGATTCAGACGATCTATTCCGAGGCGCTGACGTCGGCCCCCGGATCGGTGGCGCAGGTACGCGAGTGTGCCGCGCAGTTGACGCGCACGGCCAAGCAAAGCGGTGTCACCGTCATCATGGTCGGTCATGTGACGAAGGAGGGTAGCCTCGCCGGGCCGCGCGTGCTCGAACATATCGTCGATACGGTCTTGTACTTCGAGGGGGACACGCATTCGTCGTATCGTCTCGTTCGGGCGTTCAAGAATCGCTTTGGGGCCGTGAACGAGCTGGGCGTGTTCGCCATGACGGAGAAGGGACTGCGGGGGGTGGCCAATCCGTCTGCACTGTTCCTCTCGCAGCATGAGCAAAGTGTGCCGGGTTCCTGCGTGCTGGTCACACAGGAGGGCACGCGTCCGTTGCTCGTCGAGGTGCAGGCGCTGGTCGATACGGCGCAGGTGCCGAACCCCCGGCGCCTTGCCGTTGGGTTGGAGCAGAACCGTCTGGCGATGTTGCTTGCCGTGATGCATCGGCACGCGGGCATCGCCTGCTTCGATCAGGACGTGTTTCTGAACGCCGTTGGCGGTGTCAAGATCACCGAACCTGCAGCCGATCTGGCGGTGTTGCTGGCGATTCACTCGTCGCTGCGAAACAAGCCTTTGCCGCGCGGCATCGTGGCGTTCGGCGAGGTGGGGCTGGCGGGCGAAATCCGGCCGAGTCCGCGCGGTCAGGATCGCCTCAAGGAAGCCGCCAAACTTGGCTTCTCGATTGCGATCATTCCGAAAGCGAATGCGCCGAAACAGCCGATCGACGGACTGGAGGTGCATGCCGTCGACCGTCTTGAGCAAGCGATTTCCGTGGTCGCGGGGTTGTAG